The following are from one region of the Arachis duranensis cultivar V14167 chromosome 10, aradu.V14167.gnm2.J7QH, whole genome shotgun sequence genome:
- the LOC107469291 gene encoding uncharacterized protein LOC107469291: MANNMNPNIVAFTLTEGQSNNRPPYFNGSNYSYWKERMRIFVQSIDYNIWKIILNGPDVPTKQNADGEVVAKEDNEWTDEEKKKVELNAKAINLMHCAISFEEFRKVSSCKIVKEIWDKLRLTHKGTKQVRETRIDMLMKEYEMFSVKEDESIDQMFERFSIIINNLDAMGRSYSEETLVRKILRSLTKKWEVKSTAISERNDLIKITYDKLRGKLLAYETTHMSQDKHDKKKSIALKSRMTAQGEESDDSFLDEEMVRFARKMRRLLRYKNKGKGSSSSKDVKKDQVKFTCHHCKEPGHFKSDCPQLKKGEKSKKDKKKVMMATWEDLENDTSSESSDQEAQLCLMADHDDENEVDLSDLSIDELQYIIKDISVSSKKLLDKYAKCKKENEALRIENDLLLKKVKANETGNEKLLKEENTALRAELEKFKLKHEVTDSTYLIFENKKVNEQIKSLNKDLAKFIQGYQNLNKLLASQRFGSEKSGLGFKEESKAVFKQNFIKSEASSSKFFKPKGFSKPQKSVSKNQCNRNGHDPPQCFIFPRSFGNDSKLYKVIHDFNALGQSRRFHIKGSKWIWIPKVS, encoded by the coding sequence ATGGCCAATAACATGAATCCCAACATCGTGGCTTTCACTCTCACTGAAGGGCAATCCAACAATAGACCTCCCTACTTCAATGGCAGCAACTACTCTTACTGGAAAGAAAGAATGAGAATCTTCGTGCAGTCGATCGACTACAACATCTGGAAGATCATTCTCAACGGCCCAGATGTTCCTACCAAACAGAATGCTGATGGAGAAGTTGTGGCAAAGGAGGACAACGAATGGAcagatgaagaaaagaagaaggttgAACTCAATGCCAAGGCAATCAACCTGATGCACTGTGCAATCAGTTTTGAAGAATTCAGAAAAGTGTCAAGCTGTAAAATAGTGAAAGAAATCTGGGATAAGCTCAGACTCACTCATAAAGGCACTAAGCAAGTGAGGGAGACCAGAATTGACATGCTAATGAAGGAGTATGAAATGTTCAGTGTGAAGGAAGATGAGAGCATTGATCAAATGTTCGAAAGGTTCtcaataatcatcaacaatcTGGACGCCATGGGAAGAAGCTACTCTGAAGAAACCTTAGTAAGAAAGATTCTGAGGAGTCTTACTAAGAAATGGGAAGTGAAAAGCACAGCCATCTCTGAAAGGAATGATTTGATCAAAATCACCTATGATAAGCTGAGAGGCAAGCTGCTGGCTTATGAAACCACTCACATGTCTCAAGACAAAcatgacaaaaagaaaagtatagcaCTAAAATCAAGAATGACAGCTCAAGGAGAAGAATCTGATGACAGTTTCTTAGATGAAGAAATGGTGCGCTTTgcaagaaaaatgagaagacTACTGAGATACAAAAACAAAGGCAAAGGAAGCTCTTCATCCAAAGATGTCAAGAAAGATCAAGTTAAGTTTACGTGCCATCACTGCAAGGAACCTGGTCACTTCAAGTCAGATTGCCCTCAACTTAAGAAAGGcgaaaaatccaagaaagacaaaaagaaggtgatgatGGCAACATGGGAAGACCTGGAGAACGACACCAGCTCGGAGAGCTCTGATCAAGAAGCTCAGCTATGTTTGATGGCAGACCATGACGATGAAAATGAGGTAGATCTTTCTGACTTATCTATTGATGAACTACAATACATTATCAAAGATATCTCTGTCAGTTCCAAGAAACTCTTGGACAAGTATGCTAaatgcaagaaagaaaatgaggcTTTGAGGATTGAAAATGATCTTCTTTTGAAAAAGGTTAAGGCAAATGAAACTGGAAATGAAAAgcttttaaaagaagaaaacactGCCTTGCGAGCTGAATTAGAAAAATTCAAGCTCAAGCATGAAGTTACTGATTccacttatttgatttttgaaaacaaaaaggtgaatgaacaaataaaaagtTTGAATAAAGACTTAGCTAAGTTTATTCAAGGTTATCAAAATCTGAACAAACTGCTTGCTAGTCAAAGGTTTGGTTCTGAAAAATCAGGACTAGGGTTCAAAGAGGAAAGTAAGGCAGTTTTCAAACAAAACTTTATAAAATCTGAAGCCTCCTCTTCCAAGTTTTTCAAACCAAAAGGATTCAGCAAACCTCAAAAATCAGTGAGCAAGAATCAGTGCAATAGAAATGGTCATGATCCTCCTCAATGTTTCATCTTTCCTAGGTCTTTTGGTAATGATAGTAAGTTATATAAAGTTATTCATGATTTTAATGCTCTTGGGCAATCAAGAAGATTTCACATCAAAGGATCCAAAtggatttggatacctaaggttagTTGA
- the LOC107469294 gene encoding serine/threonine-protein kinase AtPK2/AtPK19 has product MVSSQLSGLTTAGTYKPLQAQLLFPTSLPENVITDHIELDFSDVFGPVTVPSSVEVNNIESAAAEYFEESSELVYDEPEVIYTRSHSLVGPSACVSQSLKLGKLTIQETEDSLELEVLEEDVTGEKITDVKESSFHNVITEESLQDGGSLMKINRVSLDDFEILKVVGQGAFAKVYQVKKKVTSEIYAMKVMRKDKIMEKNHAEYMKAERDILTQIEHPFVVQLRYSFQTKYRLYLVLDFVNGGHLFFQLYHQGLFREDLARIYAAEIVSAVSHLHSNGIMHRDLKPENILLDADGHVMLTDFGLAKQFEDSTRSNSMCGTLEYMAPEIILGKGHDKAADWWSVGILLFEMLTGKPPFCGGNREKIQQKIIKDKIKLPAFLSSEAHSLLKGLLQKEAGKRLGCGPKGIMEIKGHKWFKQINWRKLEAREIQPNFRPDVAGKHCVANFEKRWTDMPVVDSPAASPNGANPFKDFSYVRPAASFLQRNSPAC; this is encoded by the exons ATGGTTTCCTCTCAGCTTTCTGGTTTGACTACGGCTGGCACATATAAGCCTTTACAGGCTCAGTTGCTCTTTCCTACAAGTCTTCCTGAAAACGTAATCACAGATCACATTGAACTAGATTTCTCAGATGTCTTTGGTCCGGTTACAGTTCCATCCTCAGTAGAAGTAAATAAtattgaatctgctgctgcagaGTATTTCGAAGAATCTAGTGAGCTGGTTTATGATGAGCCTGAAGTCATTTACACCCGTTCACATTCTTTGGTTGGCCCTTCTGCTTGTGTTAGCCAATCACTGAAGCTTGGAAAGCTCAccatacaagaaactgaagattCATTGGAACTAGAGGTCCTAGAGGAGGATGTGACTGGAGAAAAGATCACAGACGTGAAAGAATCTTCCTTTCACAATGTTATCACCGAGGAATCGTTGCAAGACGGTGGGAGTCTCATGAAGATTAACAGAGTTAGCCTTGATGATTTTGAGATTTTGAAGGTTGTGGGGCAGGGAGCATTTGCAAAAGTATATCAGGTGAAGAAAAAGGTAACTTCTGAAATATATGCTATGAAGGTTATGAGGAAGGACAAAATTATGGAAAAGAACCATGCTGAGTACATGAAAGCTGAGAGGGATATTTTGACACAAATAGAGCATCCTTTTGTTGTACAACTCAGATACTCATTTCAG ACAAAATATAGATTGTATCTTGTGCTGGATTTCGTGAATGGGGGGCATCTTTTCTTTCAACTTTATCACCAGGGCTTGTTCAG AGAGGATCTAGCACGCATATATGCTGCTGAGATTGTATCTGCAGTTTCACATCTCCATTCGAATGGAATAATGCACAGGGATCTAAAACCTGAAAATATCTTGCTGGATGCTGATGGCCAC GTTATGTTGACTGATTTTGGTTTAGCAAAGCAATTCGAGGATAGTACAAGATCAAATTCTATGTGTGGAACACTAGAGTACATGGCACCTGAAATTATTCTTGGCAAGGGCCATGATAAGGCTGCTGATTGGTGGAGTGTAGGCATCCTTCTGTTTGAGATGCTTACTGGAAAG CCACCTTTTTGTGGTGGGAATCGTGAGAAAATTCAGCAGAAGATAATTAAAGACAAGATTAAGCTGCCAGCATTTTTGTCTAGTGAGGCGCATTCTCTGTTGAAAGGG CTGCTACAGAAGGAGGCGGGAAAGCGCTTAGGTTGTGGACCTAAGGGGATAATGGAGATTAAAGGCCACAAGTGGTTCAAACAAATCAACTGGAGGAAGTTGGAAGCAAGAGAAATCCAGCCGAATTTTAGGCCGGATGTAGCCGGGAAGCATTGCGTCGCCAACTTTGAGAAGCGATGGACTGATATGCCTGTGGTCGATTCACCAGCTGCCAGCCCGAATGGTGCCAACCCCTTCAAAGACTTCTCTTATGTGAGGCCTGCAGCCTCCTTCCTTCAAAGGAATAGCCCAGCTTGTTAA
- the LOC107469289 gene encoding uncharacterized protein LOC107469289, with product MRRDQRSPKQDPILSSQYVVCEERYNCRFEALDRTLRNLMSVTDQHKTHQPFGGKIVVLGGDFRQILPVIPKGSRHDILASAINSSHLWSFCKVLKLHTNMRLLMSSSDQDEGEIKIFTNWILDVGNGNIGSVVGDESEVEIPDDLLITTTDDPLSHLVDFAYPNLLQNMSDYRYFQSRAILAPTLKSVEKVNDFVLTIFSVMEKEYLSSDTTCQADENEDVKQEWFTPEFLNDIKCSGLLNHKLTLKPGVAVMLLQNIDQTSGLCNGTRLIVNKLGRNIIGATVVTGKNIGDKVYIPRMNLIPSDSGLPFKFQWRQFSLTVCFAMTINMSQEESLSHVRLYLPKSVFTHGQPYVALSRVKSRSGLRVLILNEDGNPKSSTTNVVFKDFFNNI from the coding sequence ATGAGGAGAGATCAGAGAAGTCCAAAACAGGATCCAATTTTGAGTTCTCAATATGTTGTATGCGAGGAAAGGTACAACTGCCGTTTTGAAGCACTTGATCGGACGCTCAGGAATCTTATGTCAGTTACCGATCAACATAAGACACATCAACCATTTGGTGGTAAGATTGTTGTTCTAGGAGGTGATTTCAGACAGATACTTCCGGTGATTCCGAAAGGAAGTAGACATGATATATTAGCATCCGCTATTAACTCATCCCATCTGTGGTCATTTTGTAAGGTTTTGAAACTGCATACGAATATGAGGCTTCTAATGTCTTCTTCAGATCAAGACGAAGGTGAAATAAAGATATTTACTAATTGGATACTTGATGTTGGAAATGGAAATATTGGCTCTGTTGTTGGTGATGAATCAGAAGTTGAAATTCCAGATGATCTATTGATTACAACTACTGATGATCCTCTCTCTCATTTGGTAGACTTTGCATATCcaaatttgttacaaaacatgTCAGATTACAGGTATTTTCAGAGTAGAGCAATTCTTGCACCCACACTTAAGAGTGTCGAAAAGGTAAACGATTTTGTCTTGACAATCTTTTCAGTGATGGAAAAGGAGTATTTGAGCTCTgacacaacatgtcaagctgatGAGAATGAAGATGTAAAACAAGAGTGGTTCACACCAGAGTTTCTAAATGACATCAAATGTTCGGGACTACTCAATCACAAGTTGACTTTGAAGCCAGGAGTGGCTGTAATGCTACTGCAAAACATAGACCAGACTTCAGGTTTATGCAACGGGACAAGATTAATAGTTAACAAACTTGGCAGAAACATAATTGGAGCGACGGTAGTGACCGGTAAAAATATTGGAGATAAAGTGTACATTccaagaatgaacttgatcccttCAGATTCAGGATTGCCATTTAAGTTCCAATGGAGACAATTTTCATTAACAGTATGCTTTGCAATGACCATTAACATGAGTCAGGAAGAATCATTATCACATGTACGGCTTTATTTGCCAAAATCAGTGTTCACCCATGGACAACCTTATGTTGCTTTGTCAAGAGTTAAGAGTCGCAGTGGCCTCAGGGTTTTAATTTTAAACGAAGACGGCAATCCaaagtcatcaacaacaaatgtcgtgttcaaagatttttttaataatatttag
- the LOC107469288 gene encoding uncharacterized protein LOC107469288 produces MQSAEQRYPKIEQLALTLVTTKRRLRHYFQSHTVIVRTNQPLRQILTKLELAECLTKWSIELSEFDIQFQPRSGLKAQVLADFVSELTSDGNNKPWELHVDGASNREGSGAGIILKEGDSVVVEQSLQFHFTASNNQAEYETLIAGLKLALSLQVQSLTTYCDSLLVVQQIRGEFQVKDPSLERYWLMARDLISKFSSFIILHVHRKKNVRADILSKLAATRADTQTSALSQLTLEKPSVEPLSVTNINHLHDWRRPFLEYINAGIIPRDEINPQHFKRKASLYTNIAGELYRRGFSQPLLRCLNEEEAKEVMDEVHQGVCGNHIGGQALAAKIVRTGYYWSTMKRDCITIVKTCDKCQKHAAISTKPAEVLHSMEVSWPFHRWGLDILGPFPIAPGQVKFLLVSIDYFSKWIEAQPLARITAEKAQSFIWKNIICRFRIPREIITDNGRQFTDNKLGSFLNNFNIQHYFSSVEHPQTNGQAEAANRVIL; encoded by the coding sequence ATGCAGTCAGCGGAACAAAGGTATCCGAAGATAGAACAACTAGCCCTAACGCTTGTGACAACAAAAAGAAGACTCAGACATTATTTCCAGAGCCACACAGTCATAGTGCGGACAAACCAACCATTAAGGCAAATATTGACAAAACTGGAGCTGGCAGAATGTCTGACCAAGTGGTCTATCGAGCTTTCAGAATTTGATATTCAATTCCAACCAAGATCGGGATTGAAGGCCCAGGTCCTCGCAGACTTCGTCTCAGAACTAACCTCGGACGGAAACAACAAACCTTGGGAATTACACGTCGATGGGGCATCAAACCGAGAAGGAAGCGGGGCTGGGATAATCCTGAAAGAAGGGGACAGCGTGGTGGTCGAGCAGTCCCTTCAGTTTCACTTCACAGCAAGCAACAATCAAGCCGAATATGAGACCCTCATAGCAGGACTTAAGCTCGCCCTCAGTCTCCAAGTACAAAGCCTAACAACATATTGCGACTCCCTCCTGGTGGTTCAACAAATCCGAGGAGAGTTTCAGGTAAAAGATCCCTCGTTAGAGCGATATTGGCTCATGGCAAGGGATCTAATTTCAAAGTTCAGTTCATTCATTATCTTACATGTGCATAGAAAAAAGAATGTTAGGGCAGACATATTATCCAAACTCGCCGCCACTAGGGCAGACACACAAACGTCGGCATTATCACAACTCACACTTGAAAAACCTAGCGTTGAACCATTATCTGTCACAAACATTAACCACCTCCATGACTGGAGAAGACCTTTCCTTGAGTACATCAATGCAGGTATCATACCCAGAGATGAGATCAACCCACAACACTTCAAACGAAAGGCAAGTCTCTACACAAACATAGCAGGAGAACTATATAGGCGTGGTTTCTCACAACCATTACTAAGATGTCTGAATGAAGAGGAGGCAAAAGAAGTGATGGACGAAGTCCATCAGGGCGTATGTGGAAACCACATCGGAGGACAAGCTCTCGCCGCAAAGATCGTCCGAACAGGATACTACTGGTCGACCATGAAAAGGGATTGCATAACGATAGTCAAAACATGCgataaatgccaaaaacatgcCGCCATCTCCACAAAGCCAGCCGAAGTATTACATAGCATGGAGGTAAGCTGGCCTTTTCACCGATGGGGACTCGACATCCTCGGTCCATTCCCAATAGCACCAGGCCAGGTAAAATTTCTCCTAGTATCAATTGACTATTTCTCTAAATGGATAGAAGCACAGCCATTGGCGAGAATAACGGCCGAAAAGGCACAATCTTTCATTTGGAAAAATATCATATGTCGATTCAGAATACCAAGAGAAATAATAACAGATAATGGTAGACAATTCACAGATAATAAGCTCGGTTCATTCCTGAATAACTTTAATATACAGCACTATTTTAGCTCGGTCGAACACCCACAAacaaatgggcaagccgaggccgCTAACCGAGTTATACTGTAG